From Niallia sp. Man26:
GGTAAGACATTTTTAAGGAGATTGGATAAGCCGATATTATGTATCATTATAATATTTAGTATCCTCAGCATCCTATTTATTCACAGCAGCGAAGGGATCCAGTATGGTGTTCAAAATTTTGCGCTTAAGCAGGGAATCAGTTATTTACTAGGGTTTGTATTGTTGCTGGTAGTTGCGTATTTGGATGCAGACCGGTTTGAGAGAATTGCTTGGCCCTTTTATTTACTAGGACTTGCCGCAATTATGTTATTGCCTCTTATGCCGTCAAGTATTGCTCCATCCATCTTAGGAGCAAAACGGTGGTACAGTTTTCCGCTATTAGGGTCAATACAGCCTTCGGAGTTTTTTAAAATTGCTTTGCTGCTAGCTGTGTCCCGGTTAGCTTATAAACATAATCTTGTATACTTGGATCGTACAGTTTGGACAGACTTCCTGCTGATTGGTAAAATCCTGATTGTTACCATAATTCCATCCTTGTTTGTTTACCAGCAGCCTGATACAGGAATGGTTGTGCTGTATTTGGCAGGAAGTGCAACAGTGTTATTTATATCCGGGATAAACAAAAAAATGCTCGTGGCAGCTGTGATTCTCCCTGCTGCGGCTGTTACTTTTTTAATGTATATATATTTCCAACATTCTTCTATTCTCTTCGATCAATTAATACCGATGTTAAAACCTCATCAGCAGGAGCGGATTTTAGGCTGGCTTGCACCAGAAGAATATACAGATAATGCCTATCAGACGAAAAAGGCTATACTAGCCGTTGGAAGCGGAGAGCTTAAGGGCAACGGAATAGGCAATAATAAAGTGTATATTCCAGAGAAGCATACAGATTTCATCTTTGCCACAATTGCGGAAGAAGGAGGCTTTATTGCAGCTTCTGTAATCATTGTATTGTTTTTTCTCTTAATGTCTCAAATGGCTATAATTGGCCACAGAGCAGAGACATCATTTGAACTTTATGTATGCTTTGGTTTAATGGCAATGTATTGCCTGCAAATCTTTCAAAATATCGGAATGACGGTTGGCATGATGCCAGTTAAAGGAATATCTCTCCCTTTACTATCATATGGAGGAAGCTCCTTGCTTTCCAATATGATTTTTCTAGGAATCATATTATCCATTC
This genomic window contains:
- a CDS encoding FtsW/RodA/SpoVE family cell cycle protein, with product MGKTFLRRLDKPILCIIIIFSILSILFIHSSEGIQYGVQNFALKQGISYLLGFVLLLVVAYLDADRFERIAWPFYLLGLAAIMLLPLMPSSIAPSILGAKRWYSFPLLGSIQPSEFFKIALLLAVSRLAYKHNLVYLDRTVWTDFLLIGKILIVTIIPSLFVYQQPDTGMVVLYLAGSATVLFISGINKKMLVAAVILPAAAVTFLMYIYFQHSSILFDQLIPMLKPHQQERILGWLAPEEYTDNAYQTKKAILAVGSGELKGNGIGNNKVYIPEKHTDFIFATIAEEGGFIAASVIIVLFFLLMSQMAIIGHRAETSFELYVCFGLMAMYCLQIFQNIGMTVGMMPVKGISLPLLSYGGSSLLSNMIFLGIILSIRKPYRKYMFEIK